A single region of the Eulemur rufifrons isolate Redbay chromosome 8, OSU_ERuf_1, whole genome shotgun sequence genome encodes:
- the LOC138389201 gene encoding phospholipase A2 group V-like produces MKGLLPLAWFLAYSVPAVPGGLLQLKSMIEKVTGKNALVDYGFYGCYCGWGGRGTPKDDTDWCCWVHDRCYGPVEERGCNIRTQPYTYRFAWGLVTCEHGPSCGMQLCACDRKFAYCLKRNLWSYNPRYRYFPNVFCS; encoded by the exons ATGAAGGGCCTCCTCCCACTGGCTTGGTTCCTGGCTTATA GTGTGCCTGCTGTGCCAGGAGGCTTGCTGCAACTGAAATCGATGATCGAGAAGGTGACAGGAAAGAACGCCCTGGTAGACTATGGCTTCTACGGCTGTTACTGCGGCTGGGGCGGCCGAGGGACCCCCAAGGATGACACCGATTG GTGCTGCTGGGTGCACGACCGCTGTTACGGGCCGGTGGAGGAGAGAGGCTGCAACATCAGGACACAGCCCTACACGTACAGATTCGCCTGGGGCCTGGTCACCTGCG AGCACGGGCCCTCGTGTGGCATGCAGCTCTGCGCCTGTGACCGGAAGTTCGCCTACTGCCTGAAGAGGAACCTGTGGAGCTACAACCCCCGTTATCGCTACTTCCCCAACGTCTTCTGCTCCTAG